The Dehalobacter sp. genome window below encodes:
- a CDS encoding alpha/beta hydrolase — protein KVEKLVLLCPSGVGPQKGSFLFTAMFHMCFGDRGLKKLFYKVNGNQPIPDIVLDYQLLIGKSFNFRREMIPIFSDQELKSLTMPVVLFVGGKDIMLHSAKTARRMETLVPQGKINILPEAGHTLTNLTTEIYDFLIQE, from the coding sequence AAAAAGTAGAAAAGCTTGTTTTGCTTTGCCCATCCGGCGTGGGACCGCAAAAGGGTTCTTTCCTTTTTACAGCGATGTTCCATATGTGTTTTGGAGATCGCGGACTAAAAAAACTATTCTATAAAGTGAATGGGAATCAGCCTATTCCCGACATTGTGCTGGATTATCAATTGCTGATTGGCAAGAGTTTCAACTTTCGCCGTGAAATGATACCCATTTTTTCCGATCAGGAATTGAAATCCTTAACGATGCCGGTCGTTTTATTTGTGGGCGGCAAAGATATCATGCTTCATTCGGCGAAGACTGCTCGGCGGATGGAAACATTGGTTCCACAGGGCAAGATCAATATTCTACCCGAGGCAGGCCATACACTTACCAATCTAACCACGGAAATCTATGATTTTTTAATTCAGGAATAA